The DNA sequence AAATGGATTATTAAAAGTTATTCGAAGATTGTTTTTCTCATAAATTAATCGATGTACTTTTGTAGTACATTCTATGATTCCAGTAAACATGCTAATTTTTATAATTTTTATCAAATTAATTAAATAAATAATATTTTATTCTATGAATTATAGAAAAAAAAAAATTAAAGTTGGATTTACTACGGGTGATATTAATGGAATAGGAATTGAAATTTTCCTGAAAGTTTGTTGTAAGAAAAAAATTTTAGATTTTTTTACTCCAATATTATTTGGATCACCAAAACTATGTTTTTTTTATAAAAAAATTTTAAATATGGAAATTAATAACATAAGAGAGATTAAAAATTTCAAAGAAGTTGTTGATTATAAAATAAATGTATTCAATATATGGAAAGAAGATATTAAATTTGAATCTATAAAAATCAATCATCCAGAATCAGGAAAATATCCATTTTCATCTTTAAAAACAGCTGTAAAAGCTTTAAAAGAAGGAAAAATAGATGTACTTGTAACAGCTCCTGTTAATAAAAAATCTATGAATTTCAAAAATTTTTCATTTTTTGGACATACTGAATATCTAAAAAACGTTCTAGAGGGAGAACCTTTAATGTTTATGATTCACGATATTTTAAAAATAGCTTTAGTAACTAATCATTTACCCTTAAAAAGGGTGAGTTCAGAGTTGTCTATAAAAAAAATAATAAAATCAATTAAAATTTTACATCAATCTCTTATCATTGATTTTTCTATAGAAAAACCTAAAATTGCGGTTTTAGGATGTAATCCTCATTCAGGTGATAATGGATTAATAGGAAATGAAGAAAAATCAAAAATTAAACCGGCAATTGATAATTTTTTTCAAAAAAAAGGGTGGTTAATTTTTGGTCCTTATCCTTCAGATAGTTTTTTTGGAAATCAAAAATATATAAATTTTGATGGTGTTTTAGCAATGTACCATGATCAAGGATTAATCCCTTTTAAAACCTTAACTTTTAATCAAGGGGTAAATTTTACAGCTGGCCTTTCTCACATACGAACATCTCCTGATCATGGAGTAGCTTATGATATAGCTAAAAAAGGAATAGCCAATGAAAATTCCTTTGAAGAAGCGATTTTTAATGCTATAAAAATATTTAAAAATAGAAAAGAATATATGAAACTCAATTCATCAAAATTATCATAAAATTACAATAATCATATTTTTTTTTACTTGTAAAATTCCACTTTCTATTTTAATTTCTTTTTTTATATTTTTTAATTCTAATTTTAAACTTCCATTCATTAATATGGAAATAAATGGAGCATGATTTTTCAATATTTGAAAATATCCCTGTATTCCAGGAGCTGTAATAGAAATTATATCTCCTTGGTATAAAATTTTATGAAAATTAAGAATTTTTATTCTCATAATAAATTTATTTATGTCGATAACATTTTTTTTCCACTTTCTATAACTTGTTCAATGGTTCCTTTTAAATTAAAAGCCGATTCTGGAATATCATCTAATTCTCCATTTATTATCATATTAAATCCTTTTATAGTATCTTCAATTTTTACAAATTCTCCTTCTATTCCCGTGAATTGTTTTGCTACATGAAACGGTTGAGATAAAAAACGTTGAATACGTCTCGCTCTAGAAACTATTAGTTGGTCTTCTTCACTTAATTCTTCTATTCCAAGAATGGCTATAATATCTTGTAAAGAATTATATTTTTGTAAAATTTCTTTTACTCTTTGTGCACAATTATAATGATTTTCATTTATTATATCTGGAGATAAAATACATGAAGTGGAATCTAAAGGATCTACTGCAGGATAAATTCCTAAAGAAGCGATTTTTCTGGAAAGAACTGTAGTTGCATCTAAGTGTGAAAATGTGATAGCAGGAGCAGGATCGGTTAAATCATCTGCAGGAACATAAACGGCTTGTACTGAAGTAATAGAACCCGTATTTGTAGAAGTAATTCTTTCTTGCATGGCTCCCATTTCAGAAGATAAAGTAGGTTGATATCCTACTGATGAAGGAATTCTTCCTAATAACGCTGAAACTTCTGATCCAGCTTGAGTAAAACGGAATATATTATCTATAAAAAATAAAACATCTTGTCCTTTTTTTTCTTCTGCATATTGATCTCTATAATATTCAGCCAATGTTAATCCGGATAAAGCAACTCTTGCTCTAGCTCCAGGAGATTCATTCATTTGACCAAAAACAAAGACAGCTTTAGATTCCTTCAAAGTTTTTTTATCTACTTTAGAAGTATCCCAATATCCTTTTTTCATAGATTCCATAAAAGATTCACCGTATTTTATAATTCCCGATTCCAGCATTTCTCTTAGTAAATCGTTTCCTTCCCTAGATCTTTCTCCAACTCCTGCAAAAACAGATTTTCCTCCATGATTTTTTGCAACATTGTTGATTAATTCTTGTATCAATACAGTTTTTCCAACTCCTGCTCCACCAAATAATCCAATTTTCCCCCCTTTAGGATAAGGTTCTATTAAATCTATTACTTTAATTCCTGTATACAAAATCTCTGTATTAGTAGATAAATTCACAAACAAAGGAGATTCGTTGTGAATTGGTTTAGTTTTAGATCTATCTATATCTCCTAATCCGTCTATGCAATCTCCTAAAACATTAAAAATTCTACCATTAATAGATTCTCCTATAGGAATACAAATTGGTTTATCTAAAGCATAAACTTCTTGACCTCTTTTTAATCCATCCGTTACTTCCATGGATATACAACGAACATGACGGTCTCCTATATGTTGTTGTACTTCTAATACAACTTTATTTTTGTCATAGGAATGTACTTCTAAAGCATCATAAATCTTAGGAAGATAAGATCCTTCTTTAAAAAAAACATCGATGACTGGTCCTATAATTTTAGTAATAACCCCCCTAAATTTTTTTTTATGCATTATGAAATTCCTTTTTTTTAAATATTGGTACGATTATATTTGCAATTGTAAATGTAAAAGAAAAAAAAGAAAAAATTTTGAAAATTTATTCATTGATTAATGAATTTTCTTCTCTTGATCCATGTGTATTTACGCTTGGAATTTTTGATGGAGTTCATATAGGTCATCAAAAAATTATTAAAAATCTAATTCTTAGATCTAGAAAAAAATATTGTTCTGTTTTGCTCACCTTCCATCCACATCCAAAAGAAATATTAAATACTAATAAAAAATTTTTTTATTTAAATACTCTTTCTGAAAGAATATATAACTTAAAAAAAACAGGAATAGAACACTTGATAGTTCATCCTTTTACTACTAATTTTTCAAAATTAAGAACAAAAGATTTTTTAAAAAAAATTTTACATCCTAAATCTAAAATTAGAAAAATCATTACTGGATATGATTCCATTATTGGAAAAAATAGAGACTCTTCTTACGAAGAATTAAAAAAAATATCTCATAAATATGGAATAAAAGTTTATAAAGTAAATCCTTATAAATTTCAAAAAAAAATAGTAAGTTCTACTCATATACGTGAGTCTCTTTTATTAGGAAATATACAATGGGCGAACCGAGCTTTGGGATATTTTTATACATTATCCGGAAATGTTATAGAAGGAAAAGGAATAGGTAAAATGATTAATTTTCCCACTGCAAATTTACAAATAGATTCTAAAAAACTGATTCCTAAACAAGGGGTTTATGCTGTAAAAATTAATTATTTAAATAACATGTATTTGGGAATGTTAAATATAGGAATAAACCCTACTCTAGAAAAAGAAAATAGAAAAATAAAAATAGAAGTGCATATATTCGATTTTTTCGAAAATATATATGGAAAAAAAATAGATATTTTAATGATTCGTATAATACGTGAAGAAAAAAAATTTAATTCAATACAAGAATTAAAAAAACAGATATGCATGGACAAAATAAATATACAGAAATTTTTTTCTTGTGAAAAAAAAATTAGATAAAATTATTAACTCTATATTAAAAAATTTAAATTATAAAACTGTTTTTATATCAAAAGATTCTAATATTATAGAATATATTAAGAATAAATATAGTTCAAAATTTAGTACCGAAGTTAAATTTTTTACAATAGAGGAATTTTTTGAAATTATTTCTGGACTAAAAATTTTAGACTATCATTCAATATTACTTTATTTTTTTTCTATTTTAAAAAAGGATGATTTTTCTATAGAGGAAAAATCCTACGATTTTTTTGATTGGGGACCTAAAATATTAAATAATTTTCAGAATATGGATTTTAATATGGTCAATGTTGAAGATTTTTTTTCTTCTGTTATTTCTACAGAAAGGATAAATAAGTGGACTCTTGAATTTTTTCCCCAAAAAAAAACTTTTTTTTGGGAAAAAATTCAAGAGTCCTATTATACTTTACAATCTCAACTTTTAAAAAAAGGATTCTCTTATCATGGAATGCTTTTCAAAAAAGCTATCTCTTGTTTAGATTCTTTTTTATCTAAAAATTTAGATACAAAAATTGTATTATTTCTTGTTCAAAATATTGCATTTTTAAATCAATGTGAAAAAATTTTTACCAAAAAAATTATTCAAACAGGATTAGTATACGATTTATGTGCAAAAAATATTTCAATTTTTACTTTAAATTCTTTAAATGAAAAAAATATTTCGAATTCAAAAATACCTTTACAAAATGAAAATTTAAAAATAATTGGTGTTTCAAAAGAAATAGAACAAGTGAAAATTGTAAAGAACATTATATGCAAATTGATAAAAGAAAATCAAAAACCTAATAAAATACTCATAATTCCCGGAGACCAAAATTTGACTATGCCATTGGCATATTCTATAAAAAAATTAGGAATTGGTATATTTTTTAATATAGATTTTCCATTGAATAATATTCCTATTTATTATACTTTTTATTCTATATTCCAACTATTATTAAAAAAAAATAAATTCAAAAAATTTATTAAAAAAGATGTAATCAAAGTTTTATCTAATGGATATATACAAAAATTTTTTTTAAAAAAAAATCTAATTTTAAAAAAGCTAAATATAGAAAATGATTCGGATTTTGTTTTCGACAATACAATAAAAAAATATTTATATAGAAATGACTTGTCGATTATTTTTGAAATCAAAACTAATGATATCAAAATGATTCTTGCAAGTCTTATTAGTTTTATTAGAAAATTTAAAAATTTTTTTTTAAAAAATAGAAAAAAACATTTTTTAGAATTAAATTTT is a window from the Blattabacterium cuenoti STAT genome containing:
- a CDS encoding F0F1 ATP synthase subunit epsilon: MRIKILNFHKILYQGDIISITAPGIQGYFQILKNHAPFISILMNGSLKLELKNIKKEIKIESGILQVKKNMIIVIL
- a CDS encoding bifunctional riboflavin kinase/FAD synthetase, producing MKIYSLINEFSSLDPCVFTLGIFDGVHIGHQKIIKNLILRSRKKYCSVLLTFHPHPKEILNTNKKFFYLNTLSERIYNLKKTGIEHLIVHPFTTNFSKLRTKDFLKKILHPKSKIRKIITGYDSIIGKNRDSSYEELKKISHKYGIKVYKVNPYKFQKKIVSSTHIRESLLLGNIQWANRALGYFYTLSGNVIEGKGIGKMINFPTANLQIDSKKLIPKQGVYAVKINYLNNMYLGMLNIGINPTLEKENRKIKIEVHIFDFFENIYGKKIDILMIRIIREEKKFNSIQELKKQICMDKINIQKFFSCEKKIR
- the pdxA gene encoding 4-hydroxythreonine-4-phosphate dehydrogenase PdxA, producing the protein MNYRKKKIKVGFTTGDINGIGIEIFLKVCCKKKILDFFTPILFGSPKLCFFYKKILNMEINNIREIKNFKEVVDYKINVFNIWKEDIKFESIKINHPESGKYPFSSLKTAVKALKEGKIDVLVTAPVNKKSMNFKNFSFFGHTEYLKNVLEGEPLMFMIHDILKIALVTNHLPLKRVSSELSIKKIIKSIKILHQSLIIDFSIEKPKIAVLGCNPHSGDNGLIGNEEKSKIKPAIDNFFQKKGWLIFGPYPSDSFFGNQKYINFDGVLAMYHDQGLIPFKTLTFNQGVNFTAGLSHIRTSPDHGVAYDIAKKGIANENSFEEAIFNAIKIFKNRKEYMKLNSSKLS
- the atpD gene encoding F0F1 ATP synthase subunit beta; its protein translation is MHKKKFRGVITKIIGPVIDVFFKEGSYLPKIYDALEVHSYDKNKVVLEVQQHIGDRHVRCISMEVTDGLKRGQEVYALDKPICIPIGESINGRIFNVLGDCIDGLGDIDRSKTKPIHNESPLFVNLSTNTEILYTGIKVIDLIEPYPKGGKIGLFGGAGVGKTVLIQELINNVAKNHGGKSVFAGVGERSREGNDLLREMLESGIIKYGESFMESMKKGYWDTSKVDKKTLKESKAVFVFGQMNESPGARARVALSGLTLAEYYRDQYAEEKKGQDVLFFIDNIFRFTQAGSEVSALLGRIPSSVGYQPTLSSEMGAMQERITSTNTGSITSVQAVYVPADDLTDPAPAITFSHLDATTVLSRKIASLGIYPAVDPLDSTSCILSPDIINENHYNCAQRVKEILQKYNSLQDIIAILGIEELSEEDQLIVSRARRIQRFLSQPFHVAKQFTGIEGEFVKIEDTIKGFNMIINGELDDIPESAFNLKGTIEQVIESGKKMLST